In Halobacterium noricense, the genomic stretch CCGCCGCGGAAGTCCGCAGTCGCGCGCCGCCTGCGCGTGCGCGAGATTCACGACCTCGACGTGCTCGAAGTGAAAGAGCGGCAGGCGCTGTTGCGCATCCGCTGTGAGTCCGGGACGTACATCCGGAAGCTCTGCCACGACCTCGGGCGCGCGCTCGGCACCGGCGCGCACATGGGCGACCTCCGCCGCGCCGCCACCACGCCGTTCGACGACACCACGCTGTCGACGCTGCACGACCTCTCGGACGCGCTCGCGTGGCTGCGCGACGAGGACGACACCAGCCCGCCGAGCGGCGACCCCGAAGCCGCGCTCCGGGACGTGCTCGTGCCCGCCGAACGCGCGCTCGAACACATCCCGTCGGTGACCATCGCGCCCTCCGCCGCCGAGCAGGTCGCCGAAGGCGCGCCGGTCTACGCGCCCGGCGTCATCAGTGCGGAGGACGCCGAGCGGAACCAGTTCGTCGCGTGCTACACGCCCAACGGCGCTGCGGTCTGCCTCGGTCGCTTCGTCGGCGACCCCGACGCCGACGCCGGCACCGTGGTCGAACTCGAACGCGTGCTCGTGTAACGCGATTCCGAAACGAAGGCCTTAATGCCGGACGCCGCTTCGGTCGATACGTGGGACCGTGGGGTAGCGGTATCCTCGGCGGATGGGGTCCGTCGGACCTGAGTTCGAATCTCGGCGGTCCCACTTCACTTTCGCCCGGAATCCAATTCCGGGCCTACTGACTCAACGTTCTAGAGGCGTCTCTGTGTTCAGTTCGGCTCGCGGGGCTGGTGGTTCTTCACGTTCCCTCTGCTCGTTGTGTGGTTACGAGTTCGGCTGTGGCGAGTCTTGTCATGGTCGTATCGACTGCCCCTCCTCGGAGAACCTCACGGGGCGTTCAGTTCCCCGTTCGAAGTAGTAAGTACACCACTCCAATACACTCCTCACACTCCAACACAGCCGAAAGAGACGTTTCTCCCGCCGCTAATCTTGCTTTCGGCTCGCTATTCGGTTAGTATGGCCAAAGTAGAGTTCCTCTCCATCTCTCCACGAACCACCCCATCTTCATAGTCGACGTTCTGGAACTTGACATTCTTCGGGTTTTCAACCCCCTTCCCTATCGTAGGGAACTCGTTAATTGCTGTTCTTGGTACATACTCCAATATTTGTCCAAAGGGTATATCCCGATATGTATTTCCAAGAACATCCTTGTACTCGACTACGACAATCCACGTTATGGGGTCGCCCGGGTTAACCCCCGGGAGGTCAAACCTCTGAAAGCTCCTATGTGTCTCCCCCGTCGGTAGATATTGGAAATGCGATCCACCGACGAAGAAATCACCTTCCTGTGAGTTTAATGAATCAGATGGCTGTTCCAACCCCTTACTTAGGCGTCTAGCAGAATCGGACAAATCAGCTCGTCTCGCCATCTCTCTGACTTTCTCTATCCTCTCCTCAACTGGAGTCTGTATTTGAATTTCAGTATCTATGACAATCTCGGCTCTAATATTGAGCGCTCTTCCTTGACCGTAATTGTATGCTTCAAACTTGGGCGCTTCGTGCGAAAATCCATCCTGTTCCCCGAAGACTTCCTGCACTTCAGTTACGACGATTTCGCGCTTACCATAGGATAACATCGGCATATAATCGGCCTCCATAATCCTTTCTTGACGCTCCAGAACTTCTTTCTGCTGCCTATAAAGCAACACTAACAGGGCTGATAGAATGACGGAGAAGGACCCGCTTAACGCGGATATGGCTTGATTCCCGAAGAGCCAGCCACCGATAGCAAAGATTGAGACTAACCCTATCGTTGCGATCAACAGCCAAAATAGTCGTGAATCAAATTCGTCTTCGGGCATATCTTTGTGTTATCGGATTGCCTGAAATAGATGGCTGACATTAGTGCGTCTTTCCAATCGATAGGCTGTAGCGATTCCAAAAACCAACGAACTATTCTCCTGCGACCCCAGCTCGCAGGGTTGCGCGTCGAGAGAATCGTTTCCCCAAATTTGCACGCGAATCCACGAAGATCGTGTGTATATGTTTCGACGGTCGTCCTAATATAACCCCGAACTTGCCGAAGTCCTGGGTTCGTCGAGAAGAATTAATTGTTTGACGGGTCGATTGTCGCCCAATAGATAATCGGTACGGAAATCACCACGAAGAGAAGGAGTCCGGATGCGAAAATAACGACATTAACCTGCGCTCCGAGCAGGTCAACCTTCTCGGTTAGCGATTGCATGATGGCATTAACTATCAGTGTAAGTGGAATTGCGGGCGTAGTGAACTGCAAAACGGTGAATAGCAGGATGCCGACAGGAGAAATCCCTCCCGCAAATGTGTTTATTAGAGAGTTAATGGGCTTCGACTGCGCGATTAGTGAATCATGAGCTAACGCGAAAGAGATAGCTATGAGAACTAAGCTGTATGTGAGTGAGCTTAGCATATTCTGATAAACCCAGTAGACAAAGAACGCGATAAAAATCCCAAAGAACAGGCTATTAACGGGTTTTTGTGACTTGGTTAGCGACTTACCAAAGTAGTGCCCCGTTGACGATCCGATAAAAAGGGAAGCAAGCACCGCGGAATAGTTTTTCAGTAGACTCGCAGAAGCGGCCTCTGACTGGATATACTGGGCGCTGGCAATTAGCGCTCCGACTAGGGTAATCCCAGCAATTACTGATTGCCAGTGAAAGATTGACGCCATCCGTCTCAACAAACTATCCCCTGTCGAATTCCCCGAGCTGTCCGACATTCTAACAGACTCATCTCAACTATAGAGTATAAGATTACTCCTAGAGAACCACAGTCCCTCGGGTTCTGATTAACTGTGGCAGCATTTTCTATATTACTGCACCAATACTCACCTTCGCTTGCTCCGTTCCTTGATGCGTTCCACCGGCGTACCACCGAACCGTAGGACGATTCACTGCTTAATGATGCCTGTGTGCGAGCACCTGGACACTCCAACCGCGAACCCGGTACGCCGTGAAGAAATACACACCTCCCTGCTACTGTAGATTCTCGTAGTACTCTTGACCACCCTAACTATTTAGGCCCAGTTGGAATGCGTGACGCGACAGTATTCGTGTGATACCGACGATGGCGAGCGAGGCACCACACAGCGCCGGTCGGACGGAGTCGTGCGAGAACTGTCGCGGGAAGACGCCACATAGCGTCACGATAGACCTCCGCGTGGAGAGCACGCCGGAGGCGGACGCGGCGTTCGCTCGCCAGCCGTATCGCGTGTCGGCGTGCCGCGAGTGCGGAACGGAGTCCGTTCGGGCGATGGACGAGGACTGAGGCACCACTCACTGGGCGTGTGAGCGGGTTCTGGTGGAAGATTCAGCGTTCTGACGCGTAGCACGTGGTATGATATGACCTGGCGTGGTAGCGCGGAGTATGCCCGTGACGTTCCGGGTGGTGTTGCGCTCGACGGAGACCCAGCCGTCCCAGCAGACCCAGGAGAGCGTGCTGCCGGCGATGTCCCAGCAGTTCGGGCAGCGGGTCTCGATTAGCGCGGCCGACCTCGCGCCCGACGACCGGCTGGGGGCGGCGACCATCGGTACGGTCGACACCGACGCGGCGGCGGCGCTCCGGGACGTCTACGAGTACGTGGAGCCCCACCGGCTGGTGAAGGTCGGTGCGATTCGGACGAACGACGACAGCCGCGTCGCCGTGCGGAAAGCCCACGAGGTCGACCGGGAGGCCGTCGAGCGCCACGAGCGCGCGACCGTGCTCGGGGAGGTGCACGGCGACCTCCTCGTGCGCGTTCGTCGCGGCGACGAGTGAGTCCTCACGAGCCGGTGGCTACGCGAGTGTCAGACTGTCCCGCGACGAACGCGCCGCTGTTCGGCGTCGGTCACAAAAATCGGAAAGTGTAGTTCTACGAAGGAACGCCGGGATTACAGCCGGGTGAGGTTCGTCGCGCGCGGGCCCTTGTCGGCCTGCTCGATGTCGAACTCGACTTCCTGTCCTTCTTCGAGGTCCGGGCCGCCGACGTCCTCCATGTGGAAGAAAACGTCCTCGTCCGCGTCCTCAGATTCGATGAAACCGTAACCGCCCGTGTCGTTGAAGAAATCAACCGTACCGGTTGCCATTGCAACTACAGGTAGGCCGGATGCACGGATAACCTTTCCGAGACCGGTCGTGGCACGGGTGGCTGTGCCATGGACCGATTTGCGGGCCGGCCAGCGGAGCCGGGAACCGACGGAGGGCTGCGTGAAGAACGTGAAAAGGCGTCGAACACGGGAGGATTTAAGCGTGGCCCACGTGAGGACCACCGATGAGACTCTCGACCGGCGTCGCCGGGCTCGACAGCCTCCTCGACGGCGGGCTCCCGGCGCGCCGCCTGTACACGCTGAGCGGGCCGCCGGGCAGCGGGAAGACCACGCTCGCCGCCCAGTACGTCACGGAGGGCGTGAAGAACGGCGAGGACGTGCTGTACGTGACGATGCACGAGACGCGCAACGAACTCGTCGACGACATGGCGAACTACGAGTTCGGCTTCTCGCGGGCGGCCAACGCCGAGAACTTCGAGTTCCTGAACCTCACGCGGGAGCGCTCGCGGCGCTCGCTCACCCAGTACGGTCGCGAGTCCGGGCTCTCCTCGCGGCTCGCGTCGATGATTCGCCAGGAGGACTACGACCGCGTCGTCGTCGACTCCACGATGCTGCTGGCGCACTTCGCCGACGACGCCGACGCGGAGGTCACGCACTTCGCCACCGGGCTCAAGCAGACCGACGCCACCGTCCTGCTCGTCTCGGAGATGACCGACCCGACGGCGTACGCCGAGGAGCACTACCTCGCCCACGGCGTCATCTTCCTCCACAACTTCCTGGAGGGCGGCGGGATGACCCGCGGCGTCCAGCTGGTGAAGATGCGCGGCACGAACATCGACTGCGACATCCGGGACATCTCCTTTACGGGGTCGGGGCTGCAGGTCGACCCCGGCCGGAAGGTCCGCCCCGAGTGATGTACGACGAATCCTTCTCCCGCGACTGGGACGGCGAGGAACTGGACCGCGAGGAAGCCGTCTGGCGGGCGTACGCGCTGGGCGTCGCCGCGGCGCTGGGCGACCGGAACCCACAGGAGTACCGCCAGCTCGTCGCCGCGGCGGGCCGGTCGCTCGTGGAGATGGCCTACGACGAGGGGAAGAGTTCGGCGGCGGATCTGGACAGCCAACTGGCCTCGGGGGAGAGCGACGTCGACCCCTCGGAGTTCCCGTCCCGCGAGCGCGCGGTCTGGTCGAAGCTAATCACGTACAAGGGAGAGGAGGGCGGCGACGTCGAGACGAGTAGCGAGGGCGGCGACCGCATGGACCTTCCGGAGCTACTGGACCGAATCGACATCGACACGCTCCCCAGAAAAGACCTCGACCGGCTGCGACTCCCGGAGTTTCTCTCGCGAAAGTAGTTACTCGCGCTTCGCCGCGGGGTTGGTGACGGCGCCGTGAGCGGCGGAGCCGAACTGGGCGCCGTACTTCCGGAGCACGCCGGAGTCGTAGCGCGGCTCCGGCTCCGCCCAGTCCTCGCGCCGAGCCGCCATCTCGTCGTCGTCGACCGCCACGGAGAGTTCGCGGTTCGGCACGTCGACGGTCACCTCGTCGCCGTCCTCCACGAGCGCGATGGGGCCGCCAGACGCGGCTTCGGGCGCGACGTGGCCGACCATCGGCCCGCGGGTCGCCCCGGAGAAGCGGCCGTCGGTGAGCAGCGCCACGTCGTCCTCGTGGCCCTGGCCGACGACGGCGGCGGTGACGCCGAGCATCTCGCGCATCCCGGGCCCGCCGCGCGGCCCCTCGTTCCGGATGACGATGACGTCGCCGGATTCGATGTGGCCCTCCTGGACGTACGCCATCGCGTCCTCCTCGGACTCGAAGACGCGGGCGGGACCCGTGTGCTGGGTCTCGTCCTTCCCGGTGACCTTGAGGACCGCGCCGTCGGGCGCGAGGTTCCCCGTGAGCACCGTGATTGCGCCCGTCTCGTGGAACGGGTCGTCGACGGGCTTGAGGAAGTCGACGTCCTCCTCGACGCTGCCTGCTCGCGGCTCGTCGCCGCTCGCTGATTCCGACGTGGGTTGCACGTCGCCGTCCACGCCGAGGTGGTCGAGTTCCTCTTCGATGGTGCGCCCGGTGACGGTGAGCGCGTCGCCGTGGATGAGGCCCGCGTCGAGCAGGCGCTTGAGGACGACGGGGACGCCGCCGACCTCGTGGAGGTCGTTCATCACGCGCGAGCCGCCGGGCTGGAGGTTCGCAACCTTGGGCGTGCGGTCGCTGATGGTGTTGAAGTCCTCGATGTCGAGGTCGACGCCCGCTTCCGCGGCGAGCGCGAGCAGGTGGAGAACGGCGTTCGTGGAGCCGCCGAGCGCGACCTGAATCGCGATGGCGTTCTCGAAGCTCTCCCGCGTGAGGATGTCGGAGGGACGGCGGTCCTCGCGGACGCACTCCGCGGCGAGTTCGCCGGCGCGCTCGGCGACGTCGTAGCGCTCGTCGCTCTCCGCGGGCGGGCTAGCCGAGCCCAGCGGTGCGAGGCCGAGCGCCTCCGAGATGGAGGCCATCGTGTTCGCGGTGAACATCCCGCCGCAGGCACCCGCGCCGGGGCAGGCGTGGCGCTCCATCTCCTCGAGTTCGTCCTCGCTCATGTCGCCCGAGGCGACCGCGCCGACGCCCTCGAAGACGTTCTGCACCGTAATCTCGCGGCCGTCGTGCTCGCCGGGCATGATGGAGCCGCCGTAGAGGAACACCGACGGGACGTCGGTGCGAATCGCGGCCATCATCATCCCGGGGAGGTTCTTGTCGCAGCCCGCGACGGTCACCAAGGCGTCCATGCGCTCGCCGAACGCCACGAGTTCCACGGAGTCCGCGATGACCTCGCGGGAGATGAGCGACGCGCGCATCCCCTCGGTCCCCATCGAGATGGCGTCCGAGATGGTGATGGTGCCGAACTCGATGGGCATACCGTCGCCGCCTTCGACGCCGTCGACCGCGGAGTCGGCGACGTCGTCGAGGTGAACGTTACACGGCGTGATGTCGGCTGCGGGGTTCGCAACGCCGACCATCGGCGAGGAGAAGTCGGCGTCGTCGTAGCCCATCGCGCGGAACATCGCGCGGTGGGGCGCGCGCTCGACGCCTTCGGTGACGTCGGCGCTCGGGAGGTCTGTGTCCTTCTGCTTGCTCATACCTAGTGGGTAGCCCGTCCGTGGGTTAAAGTCCGCCGACTGGACAGATGTTGCCGGTGGTCTGCGGCAAGGCGATGATGTTCGTCGATGGAGCCACACCGGCGAAGGTTTTTCTGTGATACAGGTGTACTACAGGGTATGAGTGCGGACACGGAATCCGGCGACGACCGGATGCAGAAAATCAACGTGCGAGTGCCCGAAGCGCTCGTGGAGAGAATCGACGAAGAGTTCGAGCAGCGCGGCTACTCCAGTCGGTCGGAGGCCATCCGCGACGCGCTCCGGGACTGGGTGGACCCGAACGTGACTATCTCCGAGGAGTTCCTCGACGACCTCGCGGAGAGTCGCGAGCAGGCAGAACGTGGTGAGACGGTGTCGGCGGAAGAGGCGCGCGAACGGCTCGACCTCGATGACTGACGTCGAATACACCGAGCAGGCGCTCGAGCATCTACAGAACCTCGACCCGCAGGTGGCCGACCGCGTGATGAACAAGGTCGATGAAGCGACCGAGTAGACCGAGAAACGCCTCGGCCCGCTCCCCGGATTTCCCTACTACAAGCTCCGTGCCGGCGACTACCGAGCGATAATCAGATGGGACCGCGAAAACGACGTCCTCCGCGTCGAAGCAGTCGGCCATCGACGGAACGTCTACGACAGACACCTGCCGCCCTGACTACCGCCGCGCTCGGGTACCGGGAAGGTTTGCCAGCGGCAGAACCACCAACATCGCCGGTCACGAACCAACTGCTATGCCAACCCGGGTCGAGAGCGGCGGCCGGCTCCACTTCGGCTTCCTGAACCTCTCGCTGTCCCACGACCGGCTCTACGGCAGCCTCGGCGTCGCGCTCGATCAGCCGCGGGTGGTCGTCGAAGCCGAGCGCGCGGACGGAGTTCGATGCGACCACGAGCGAGCGCGCGAGCACGTCGAGCGCGCCTGCGAGGTGCTCGGCGTGCCGGGCGCCGACCTCACCATCCGCGAGGAACTGCCGCCGCACGTGGGGCTCGGCTCCGGAACACAACTCGCGCTGGCGGTGCTCGAAGCGGTCGCGCGAGCCCATGGCGACGAGGTCGACGTCCGCGACCTCGCGCCGGAGTTGGGACGGGGTGGGCGGAGCGGCGTCGGCGTCGGGACGTTCGGGGGCGG encodes the following:
- a CDS encoding ribbon-helix-helix domain-containing protein, producing the protein MSADTESGDDRMQKINVRVPEALVERIDEEFEQRGYSSRSEAIRDALRDWVDPNVTISEEFLDDLAESREQAERGETVSAEEARERLDLDD
- a CDS encoding DUF7835 family putative zinc beta-ribbon protein, with translation MASEAPHSAGRTESCENCRGKTPHSVTIDLRVESTPEADAAFARQPYRVSACRECGTESVRAMDED
- a CDS encoding RAD55 family ATPase — its product is MRLSTGVAGLDSLLDGGLPARRLYTLSGPPGSGKTTLAAQYVTEGVKNGEDVLYVTMHETRNELVDDMANYEFGFSRAANAENFEFLNLTRERSRRSLTQYGRESGLSSRLASMIRQEDYDRVVVDSTMLLAHFADDADAEVTHFATGLKQTDATVLLVSEMTDPTAYAEEHYLAHGVIFLHNFLEGGGMTRGVQLVKMRGTNIDCDIRDISFTGSGLQVDPGRKVRPE
- a CDS encoding cold-shock protein — its product is MATGTVDFFNDTGGYGFIESEDADEDVFFHMEDVGGPDLEEGQEVEFDIEQADKGPRATNLTRL
- the ilvD gene encoding dihydroxy-acid dehydratase — protein: MSKQKDTDLPSADVTEGVERAPHRAMFRAMGYDDADFSSPMVGVANPAADITPCNVHLDDVADSAVDGVEGGDGMPIEFGTITISDAISMGTEGMRASLISREVIADSVELVAFGERMDALVTVAGCDKNLPGMMMAAIRTDVPSVFLYGGSIMPGEHDGREITVQNVFEGVGAVASGDMSEDELEEMERHACPGAGACGGMFTANTMASISEALGLAPLGSASPPAESDERYDVAERAGELAAECVREDRRPSDILTRESFENAIAIQVALGGSTNAVLHLLALAAEAGVDLDIEDFNTISDRTPKVANLQPGGSRVMNDLHEVGGVPVVLKRLLDAGLIHGDALTVTGRTIEEELDHLGVDGDVQPTSESASGDEPRAGSVEEDVDFLKPVDDPFHETGAITVLTGNLAPDGAVLKVTGKDETQHTGPARVFESEEDAMAYVQEGHIESGDVIVIRNEGPRGGPGMREMLGVTAAVVGQGHEDDVALLTDGRFSGATRGPMVGHVAPEAASGGPIALVEDGDEVTVDVPNRELSVAVDDDEMAARREDWAEPEPRYDSGVLRKYGAQFGSAAHGAVTNPAAKRE
- a CDS encoding RNA-guided pseudouridylation complex pseudouridine synthase subunit Cbf5, translated to MLRDAPADRDPDDVFEFGVVNLDKPPGPSAHQVSAWIRDMVGVEKAAHAGTLDPKVTGCLPVLTGAATRLAPALLEGPKEYVAVLELHAEPPANLHSVIEEFEGPTYQKPPRKSAVARRLRVREIHDLDVLEVKERQALLRIRCESGTYIRKLCHDLGRALGTGAHMGDLRRAATTPFDDTTLSTLHDLSDALAWLRDEDDTSPPSGDPEAALRDVLVPAERALEHIPSVTIAPSAAEQVAEGAPVYAPGVISAEDAERNQFVACYTPNGAAVCLGRFVGDPDADAGTVVELERVLV